The Geothrix sp. genome window below encodes:
- the raiA gene encoding ribosome-associated translation inhibitor RaiA — MKVNYTGRHMELTEPLKQFTKERLDKMATYLDDIIDVHVILSVEKHRHAAEITLKTRASAFVASATTDDMYASITQAVEKLDVQAHKLQDKRNTRPHESAKAGAVEE, encoded by the coding sequence ATGAAGGTCAACTACACCGGCCGCCACATGGAGCTCACCGAGCCCCTGAAGCAGTTCACGAAGGAGCGGCTGGACAAGATGGCCACCTACCTGGACGACATCATCGATGTCCATGTGATCCTGAGTGTGGAGAAGCATCGCCACGCGGCCGAGATCACGCTGAAGACCCGCGCGAGCGCCTTCGTCGCCTCCGCCACCACGGACGACATGTACGCCAGCATCACCCAGGCTGTCGAGAAGCTGGATGTGCAGGCCCACAAGCTGCAGGACAAGCGCAACACCCGCCCCCACGAAAGTGCCAAGGCCGGCGCCGTCGAAGAGTAG
- the coaE gene encoding dephospho-CoA kinase (Dephospho-CoA kinase (CoaE) performs the final step in coenzyme A biosynthesis.) — protein sequence MHGSPFPILGLSGGIAAGKSFVAGKLAARGWAVVDADGLAREAVLPGSEGLSALVAAFGPSCLRPDGALDRAWLAAHVFSDDAARARLNAILHPRIEALLAGRLAGLPADTRGAVLDAALWVERGKAHHFDAFWTVDAPEALRLQRLQARDGISREAALARLRAQATPPERALHADLVIPNDGRDLAGILAGAEAALLANWKVRRARTWRTPMPAPFSADQLRDVLATLLSRGGDYGEAFVERRRAHALGMDDGRMEDVLASETFGASLRLVDGETTRFADLIAPTFEELTDAARTLAAPGTGAAAEVPALVLKTHPTPSPVERDPGRVALSEKVALVRRAEALARTEAEALRPGALKQVSVGYGDSTQRVWIAAAESRDGAWSGALTEDHRTQVVLRANVTAGDGTQLQTGYQALGETRGFELFTDEAVAHTVREAARLAVQALDAQPAPAGTFPVVLCSSAGGTMIHEACGHGLEADLALAGMSAFAGKLGQKVAAEGVTIIDDGTLPHKRGSQAIDDEGNPVSRVVLIENGVLKAYLQSRKTSRKMNAEPTGNGRRESYRHLPIPRMRNTFLAAGGEAPEAILRDLDRGLLVKRMGGGQVDTVTGNFVFQVTEGYWVENGEPKYPVKNATLSGCGPEVLKGLTRIGSDLHHFDIGTCGKDGQGVPVSDALPTILCPALVVGGTAEPLPSVI from the coding sequence ATGCACGGTTCGCCCTTCCCCATCCTCGGCCTCAGCGGCGGCATCGCGGCGGGGAAGAGCTTCGTGGCGGGGAAGCTGGCGGCCCGGGGGTGGGCCGTGGTGGATGCGGATGGCCTCGCACGGGAGGCGGTGCTCCCGGGCAGCGAGGGCCTTTCGGCCCTCGTGGCGGCCTTCGGCCCCAGCTGCCTCCGGCCCGACGGGGCCCTGGACCGCGCCTGGCTGGCGGCCCATGTGTTCTCCGATGACGCCGCCCGGGCCCGTCTCAATGCGATCCTCCACCCGCGCATCGAGGCCCTGCTCGCGGGCCGCCTCGCCGGGTTGCCGGCCGATACCCGCGGCGCGGTGCTGGACGCCGCCCTGTGGGTGGAGCGCGGCAAGGCCCACCACTTCGACGCCTTCTGGACCGTGGACGCACCGGAGGCCCTTCGGCTCCAGCGGCTCCAGGCTCGGGATGGGATCTCCCGGGAGGCCGCCCTGGCCCGACTCCGGGCGCAGGCCACGCCCCCGGAGCGGGCCCTCCATGCGGATCTCGTGATCCCCAATGACGGGCGGGATCTGGCTGGAATCCTGGCGGGAGCCGAGGCGGCCCTTCTGGCAAACTGGAAGGTCCGCCGTGCGCGGACCTGGAGAACCCCGATGCCCGCACCCTTCAGCGCCGACCAGCTGCGCGATGTCCTGGCCACCCTGCTCAGCCGGGGCGGCGACTACGGCGAGGCCTTCGTGGAGCGCCGCCGGGCCCATGCCCTGGGCATGGACGACGGCCGCATGGAGGATGTGCTCGCCTCAGAGACTTTCGGTGCGAGCCTGCGCCTGGTGGATGGCGAGACCACCCGCTTCGCCGACCTCATCGCCCCCACCTTTGAAGAGTTGACCGACGCCGCCCGCACCCTGGCCGCCCCCGGCACCGGCGCCGCCGCTGAGGTCCCGGCCCTGGTGCTGAAGACCCACCCCACCCCCAGCCCAGTGGAACGCGATCCGGGCCGCGTGGCCCTGAGCGAGAAAGTCGCCCTGGTGCGCCGCGCCGAGGCCCTGGCCCGGACCGAGGCCGAGGCGCTGCGCCCCGGCGCGCTGAAGCAGGTCTCCGTCGGCTACGGCGACAGCACCCAGCGGGTGTGGATCGCCGCCGCCGAATCCCGGGATGGCGCCTGGTCGGGCGCCCTCACGGAGGACCACCGCACCCAGGTGGTGCTCCGCGCGAATGTCACCGCCGGTGACGGTACCCAGCTCCAGACCGGCTACCAGGCCCTGGGCGAAACCCGCGGGTTCGAGCTCTTCACCGATGAGGCCGTGGCGCACACCGTGCGCGAAGCCGCCCGTCTGGCCGTGCAGGCCCTGGACGCGCAACCCGCCCCCGCCGGCACCTTCCCCGTGGTGCTCTGCAGCAGCGCCGGCGGCACCATGATCCACGAGGCCTGCGGGCACGGCCTGGAGGCCGACCTCGCGCTCGCGGGCATGAGCGCCTTCGCGGGCAAGCTGGGCCAGAAAGTGGCGGCCGAGGGCGTGACGATCATCGATGACGGCACCCTGCCCCACAAGCGCGGCAGCCAAGCCATCGACGACGAGGGCAACCCCGTGAGCCGCGTGGTGCTCATCGAGAACGGCGTGCTGAAGGCCTACCTCCAATCGCGGAAGACCTCGCGCAAGATGAATGCGGAACCCACCGGGAACGGCCGCCGCGAAAGCTACCGCCACCTGCCCATCCCCCGCATGCGGAACACCTTCCTGGCTGCTGGGGGCGAGGCTCCCGAAGCCATCCTTCGCGACCTGGACCGCGGGCTGCTGGTCAAGCGCATGGGCGGTGGCCAGGTGGACACGGTCACCGGCAACTTCGTGTTCCAGGTGACCGAGGGCTACTGGGTGGAGAACGGCGAGCCCAAATACCCCGTGAAGAACGCCACCCTAAGCGGCTGTGGCCCCGAGGTGCTGAAGGGCCTCACCCGCATCGGCAGCGACCTGCATCACTTCGACATCGGCACCTGCGGCAAGGACGGCCAGGGCGTGCCCGTCAGCGATGCCCTCCCCACCATCCTCTGCCCCGCCCTCGTGGTCGGTGGCACCGCCGAACCCCTGCCGAGCGTGATCTGA
- a CDS encoding CofH family radical SAM protein, with the protein MLKSVTSPEAILEGVLQGRRISAAEALVLLEQAELPDLAVAATVVRDRHADPRRVSYVIDRNVNYTDICNVYCTFCAFYHKPGDTRGYVLTKEQLKQKAEETQAIGGTGFLLQGGVNPDLPWDYYLDLVRYLHHDLGIWVHGFSPVEIQMMAKLSGQTLGKTIADLREAGLGSIPGGGAEILVDRIRKKIAPLKGGRDKWLEVMEAAHEEGVKTTGTMMFGITETLAERIEHLEALRDQQDRALARNNGGGYTAFAAWPFQSGHTPWEGKVPKPTDVEYLRTIAVARIFLDNFAHIQSSWVTMGRKTGQLALHYGCDDMGSLMLEENVVSAAGTCYSVNKDEMTRMIRAAGYEPWQRDNIYGEVPARVG; encoded by the coding sequence ATGCTCAAGAGCGTCACCTCGCCCGAAGCCATCCTGGAGGGCGTGCTCCAGGGGCGCCGAATCTCTGCCGCGGAAGCCCTGGTGCTTCTCGAGCAGGCCGAGCTGCCCGACCTCGCCGTCGCCGCCACCGTGGTCCGGGACCGCCATGCCGATCCGCGGCGCGTCAGCTATGTCATCGATCGCAATGTCAATTACACCGATATCTGCAATGTCTACTGCACCTTCTGCGCCTTCTACCACAAGCCCGGCGACACGCGCGGCTATGTGCTGACGAAGGAGCAGCTGAAGCAGAAGGCCGAGGAAACCCAGGCCATCGGCGGCACGGGCTTCCTGCTCCAGGGCGGCGTGAACCCGGATTTGCCCTGGGACTACTACCTGGATCTGGTTCGCTACCTCCACCACGATCTCGGCATCTGGGTCCACGGCTTCTCGCCGGTGGAGATCCAGATGATGGCCAAGCTGAGCGGCCAGACATTGGGCAAGACCATCGCGGATCTGCGCGAGGCGGGCCTCGGTTCCATCCCCGGTGGCGGCGCCGAGATCCTGGTGGACCGCATCCGCAAGAAGATCGCTCCCCTGAAGGGTGGCCGCGACAAGTGGCTCGAAGTGATGGAAGCCGCCCATGAAGAGGGCGTGAAGACCACGGGCACCATGATGTTCGGCATCACGGAGACCCTGGCCGAGCGCATCGAGCATCTGGAGGCCCTGCGCGACCAGCAGGACCGCGCCCTGGCCCGGAACAATGGCGGCGGCTACACGGCCTTTGCGGCCTGGCCCTTCCAGAGCGGCCACACGCCCTGGGAAGGCAAGGTGCCCAAGCCCACGGATGTGGAGTATCTCCGCACCATCGCCGTGGCGCGCATCTTCCTCGACAACTTCGCGCACATCCAGAGCAGCTGGGTCACCATGGGCCGCAAGACCGGCCAGCTGGCCCTGCACTACGGCTGCGACGACATGGGCAGCCTCATGCTCGAGGAGAATGTCGTCAGCGCCGCGGGCACCTGCTACAGCGTGAACAAGGACGAGATGACCCGCATGATCCGCGCCGCCGGCTACGAGCCCTGGCAGCGGGACAACATCTACGGCGAGGTTCCGGCCCGGGTCGGGTAG
- a CDS encoding acetyl-CoA carboxylase carboxyltransferase subunit alpha — MKDATPEQTMDLSQLEKPVLELEAQIRAMEMDPSQAKEREKLQKKLDKLKAELFSHLTDWQRAQLARHPKRPYTMDYLERICERFEELHGDRRFGDDAAIVAGMGWIEGNPVMIIGQQKGRDTKQKILRNFGMPKPEGYRKALRLMKLAEKFQRPILCLIDTPGAYPGVDAEERGQAEAIARNLLEMAKLEVPVVAVVIGEGGSGGALALGVADRVLMMENAIYSVISPEGCASILWKDATQAPKAAEALKLTAPHLLELGIIDGIVKEPLGGAHADFDAAAAALKEAIIEAFSELSELTAEQLVEERYQKFARMGSVG, encoded by the coding sequence ATGAAAGACGCTACCCCCGAACAGACCATGGATCTGTCCCAGCTGGAGAAGCCGGTGCTTGAGCTGGAGGCCCAGATCCGGGCCATGGAGATGGATCCTTCCCAGGCCAAGGAGCGGGAGAAGCTGCAGAAGAAGCTCGACAAGCTGAAGGCGGAACTCTTCTCCCACCTGACGGACTGGCAGCGGGCCCAGCTGGCGCGCCACCCCAAGCGTCCCTACACGATGGATTACCTGGAGCGCATCTGCGAGCGCTTCGAGGAGCTGCACGGCGACCGCCGCTTCGGCGACGACGCGGCCATCGTGGCCGGCATGGGCTGGATCGAGGGCAATCCGGTGATGATCATCGGCCAGCAGAAGGGCCGGGACACCAAGCAGAAGATCCTGCGCAACTTCGGCATGCCCAAGCCCGAGGGCTACCGCAAGGCCCTGCGCCTCATGAAGCTCGCCGAGAAATTCCAGCGGCCCATCCTCTGCCTCATCGACACGCCTGGGGCCTATCCGGGCGTGGATGCGGAGGAGCGCGGCCAGGCCGAAGCCATCGCCCGGAACCTGCTGGAGATGGCCAAACTCGAAGTACCCGTGGTGGCCGTGGTCATCGGCGAGGGGGGGAGCGGCGGGGCCCTGGCCCTGGGCGTGGCGGACCGCGTCCTGATGATGGAGAACGCCATCTACTCGGTGATCTCACCGGAAGGTTGCGCGTCAATCCTGTGGAAGGACGCCACGCAGGCTCCCAAGGCCGCCGAAGCCCTGAAGCTCACGGCGCCCCACCTGCTGGAGCTGGGCATCATCGACGGGATCGTGAAGGAGCCTCTGGGAGGGGCCCACGCGGATTTCGACGCCGCTGCCGCCGCGCTGAAGGAGGCCATCATCGAGGCCTTCTCCGAGCTCTCCGAGCTGACGGCTGAGCAGCTGGTGGAGGAGCGGTACCAGAAGTTCGCCCGCATGGGCAGCGTGGGCTGA
- the rpoN gene encoding RNA polymerase factor sigma-54, with amino-acid sequence MAAGPFLSQRLAQSQTLALTPAMQLKLKLWQMNLQELSQTIERELEDNPLLELADDSDEVPTLEAIEEGRDSDVTEGTGDQASDGVELPEGVDTVDLGPMLDAAGEMNPENDLERFTEEGVAQVQETELGAENSWDQDLPRTSNLPEEDRLSWEDRLSAFESLQDHLVGQLYETLEHEDPRAPLVERLIDRMDPKGFIRLDPDQPSVEVSPAALAADFGVTEEELRAALDVLQEFDPSGVGCFTVQESLLLQLRHAGAEPDDLAVRIIQDHSEQLSQRDSGKLRKALGCTEEELCLAMEQLKHLNPSPGRAFDPEGERVVKPDVVVLRGEDGNWKVYLNDEGLPRLRVNGEYPRFMASSEAKCDKDFIRERFRSARDFIRGVEDRNRTVLRVSAQIVELQKEFIEHGIERLRPMVLRDVAEATGFHESTISRVVKAKTIHTPQGLYDLNYFFSARPKESDISATVVKHRIKAFVQAEDPAKPLSDEAIAGLLERDGIKVARRTVNKYREELKIPPASQRRRR; translated from the coding sequence ATGGCAGCCGGTCCCTTCCTCTCCCAGCGCCTGGCCCAGAGCCAGACCCTCGCGCTCACGCCAGCCATGCAGCTGAAGCTCAAGCTGTGGCAGATGAACCTGCAGGAACTGTCGCAGACCATCGAGCGGGAACTCGAGGACAACCCCCTGCTGGAGCTGGCCGATGACAGCGATGAGGTACCCACCCTCGAAGCCATCGAAGAAGGCCGCGATTCGGATGTGACGGAAGGCACGGGTGATCAGGCCTCCGATGGCGTCGAACTGCCCGAGGGGGTGGACACCGTCGATCTGGGACCGATGCTGGACGCGGCGGGTGAAATGAATCCCGAAAACGATCTGGAGCGGTTCACGGAAGAGGGCGTGGCCCAGGTCCAGGAAACCGAACTGGGCGCAGAGAACAGCTGGGACCAGGATCTTCCCCGCACCAGCAACCTGCCGGAGGAGGATCGCCTCTCCTGGGAGGACCGGCTCAGCGCCTTTGAGTCGCTGCAGGATCATCTGGTGGGCCAGCTCTACGAGACCCTGGAGCACGAGGACCCCCGGGCGCCCCTGGTGGAGCGGCTCATCGACCGGATGGACCCCAAGGGCTTCATCCGCCTGGATCCCGACCAGCCTTCCGTGGAGGTCAGCCCTGCGGCATTGGCGGCGGATTTCGGCGTCACCGAGGAAGAGCTTCGCGCGGCGCTGGATGTGCTCCAGGAGTTCGATCCCTCCGGTGTGGGCTGCTTCACGGTGCAGGAAAGCCTGCTGCTTCAGCTCCGCCACGCGGGCGCGGAACCCGACGATCTGGCCGTCCGCATCATCCAGGATCATTCAGAGCAGCTGTCCCAGCGCGACAGTGGCAAGCTCCGCAAGGCCCTGGGCTGCACGGAGGAAGAGCTCTGCCTGGCCATGGAACAGCTCAAGCACCTCAACCCCTCCCCGGGCCGGGCCTTTGACCCCGAGGGCGAGCGGGTGGTGAAGCCGGATGTGGTGGTGCTCCGGGGCGAGGACGGCAACTGGAAGGTCTACCTCAACGATGAAGGGCTTCCGCGGCTGCGGGTGAACGGCGAATATCCGCGTTTCATGGCTTCCAGCGAAGCCAAGTGCGACAAGGATTTCATCCGCGAGCGGTTCCGCAGCGCCCGGGACTTCATTCGAGGCGTGGAGGACCGCAACCGCACCGTGCTCCGCGTGTCGGCCCAGATCGTGGAACTGCAGAAGGAATTCATCGAACACGGCATCGAGCGCCTGCGCCCCATGGTGCTGCGCGATGTGGCCGAGGCGACGGGCTTCCACGAAAGCACCATCAGCCGCGTGGTGAAGGCCAAGACCATCCACACCCCGCAGGGCCTCTACGACCTGAATTACTTCTTCTCGGCCCGGCCCAAGGAATCCGACATCTCCGCCACCGTGGTGAAACACAGGATCAAGGCCTTCGTGCAGGCCGAGGATCCGGCCAAGCCGCTCTCCGACGAGGCGATCGCCGGGCTGCTGGAACGGGATGGCATCAAGGTGGCGCGCCGCACGGTGAACAAGTACCGGGAGGAACTGAAGATTCCACCAGCTTCCCAGCGCCGGCGCCGATAA
- the lptB gene encoding LPS export ABC transporter ATP-binding protein: MTEQTPCLEAVNLQKRYGDRTVVRDVSLCVGTGEVVGLLGPNGAGKTTTFYMVVGVEAPDRGSIRWLGQDVTALPMHRRARLGIGYLAQESSVFRGLTVWENLMALAELQPVPKAEQKDRCERLLADFHLDKVRDTLGMSLSGGERRRCELARALVTEPRIMLLDEPFAGVDPKSVLEIQGLIADLKARGIGVLITDHNVRETLQIADRAYILADGMIMKHGLPSEIAEDPDIRRVYLGDRFRLD, encoded by the coding sequence ATGACCGAGCAGACTCCCTGCCTTGAGGCCGTGAACCTCCAGAAACGCTATGGCGACCGCACCGTGGTGCGGGATGTGAGTCTCTGCGTGGGCACGGGCGAAGTGGTGGGGCTGCTGGGGCCCAACGGGGCCGGCAAGACCACGACTTTCTACATGGTGGTGGGTGTGGAGGCCCCGGATCGCGGCAGCATCCGCTGGCTGGGGCAGGATGTCACAGCCCTGCCCATGCATCGGCGGGCACGACTGGGCATCGGCTACCTGGCCCAGGAGTCCAGCGTGTTCCGGGGTTTGACGGTGTGGGAGAATCTCATGGCGCTGGCGGAATTGCAGCCGGTCCCGAAGGCGGAGCAGAAGGACCGCTGTGAACGGCTTCTGGCCGACTTCCACCTGGACAAGGTGCGCGACACGCTGGGCATGAGCCTGTCGGGCGGCGAGCGACGGCGCTGTGAACTGGCGCGGGCCCTGGTGACCGAGCCCCGCATCATGCTTCTGGACGAGCCCTTTGCCGGCGTGGATCCCAAGTCCGTGCTGGAGATCCAGGGCCTCATCGCCGACCTCAAGGCGCGAGGCATCGGCGTGCTCATCACCGACCACAATGTCCGCGAGACCTTGCAGATCGCCGACCGCGCCTATATCTTGGCGGACGGGATGATCATGAAACACGGCTTGCCCAGTGAGATCGCAGAGGATCCGGACATTCGCCGGGTCTACTTGGGCGACCGGTTCAGGCTGGACTGA
- a CDS encoding DHH family phosphoesterase, with product MEAKTWRLRREIPAGPAPWRALAAAWNLEPRLARLAWLRGADQPEDLAWRLDPSWTRSTDPHLLPGVDPSVARIRQAIGARERIVVYGDYDVDGVTATALLVRALERLGAEVSFFIPNRFSDGYGLHLDCIRELKATRDPGLLLSVDCGVRSVDEVKASAELGMDWVITDHHALGPELPPACAVVHPHLDGYPNRFLAGVGVAFKLAQALMGAVPHPTGADAAFLDGMLKLVAIGTVADMMPLVDENALLVRRGLDSLGGKNGPGLAALLRAAKKEGALGGQDIAFGLAPRLNAVGRMGGAEDAVRLLLTREATEAEALMVRVEALNQERRAIQQELTASLPPPDGAAFDLVLDPAAHKGVIGIVAGQRMRATGRPAGVCTVIDGVAHCSLRAPEGYDLGELLVLAQPFILSGGGHRAAAGLSFEASRLTFVRQALQRGAAMQAEGRELPPLLLDGAPGELPDDADLARLEPFGQGFAPPLARVEGTLTSSAVFGADHWKLRVAGLSDPLTWFSNHERPAQPRAGERICVAAAPQGSARWGRSWLVDMALEGAAP from the coding sequence ATGGAGGCCAAGACTTGGCGCCTCCGCCGGGAGATCCCGGCGGGACCGGCGCCCTGGCGGGCCCTGGCCGCGGCCTGGAACCTGGAGCCCCGGCTGGCGCGACTGGCCTGGTTGCGGGGCGCCGACCAGCCCGAGGACCTGGCCTGGCGCCTGGATCCCAGCTGGACGCGCAGCACCGATCCCCACCTGCTGCCGGGTGTGGATCCATCCGTGGCGCGCATCCGTCAGGCCATCGGGGCCCGGGAGCGCATCGTGGTCTACGGTGACTACGATGTGGATGGCGTCACCGCCACGGCCCTGCTGGTGCGGGCCCTGGAGCGCCTCGGCGCCGAAGTCTCCTTCTTCATCCCCAACCGCTTCTCGGATGGCTACGGCCTGCATCTGGATTGCATTCGGGAGCTGAAGGCCACGCGCGACCCGGGCCTGCTCCTGTCCGTGGATTGCGGCGTGCGCAGCGTGGATGAGGTGAAGGCCAGCGCTGAGCTGGGCATGGATTGGGTGATCACGGATCATCACGCCCTGGGCCCGGAATTGCCCCCCGCCTGCGCCGTGGTGCACCCCCATCTGGACGGCTACCCGAACCGCTTCCTGGCGGGCGTGGGCGTGGCCTTCAAGCTGGCCCAGGCCCTGATGGGTGCCGTGCCCCATCCCACGGGCGCCGACGCGGCCTTTCTGGACGGCATGCTCAAGCTCGTGGCCATCGGCACCGTGGCGGACATGATGCCCCTGGTGGACGAGAACGCCCTGCTGGTGCGCCGGGGGCTGGATTCCCTCGGCGGGAAGAACGGCCCGGGCCTCGCGGCTCTGCTTCGCGCCGCGAAGAAGGAGGGCGCCCTGGGCGGCCAGGACATCGCCTTCGGACTGGCCCCGCGCCTCAACGCGGTGGGCCGCATGGGCGGCGCGGAAGATGCCGTCCGCCTGCTGCTCACGAGGGAGGCCACCGAGGCCGAGGCCCTCATGGTGCGGGTGGAGGCTCTGAACCAGGAACGCCGCGCCATCCAGCAGGAGCTGACAGCCAGCCTGCCGCCGCCGGACGGCGCGGCCTTCGACCTGGTGCTGGACCCGGCGGCCCACAAGGGCGTCATCGGCATCGTGGCGGGCCAGCGCATGCGCGCCACGGGGCGCCCGGCGGGCGTCTGCACCGTCATCGACGGCGTGGCCCACTGCAGCCTGCGCGCGCCGGAGGGCTATGACCTGGGCGAGCTCCTGGTTCTGGCCCAGCCCTTTATCCTGAGCGGCGGCGGCCACCGCGCCGCCGCGGGCCTCAGCTTCGAGGCGTCCCGCCTGACCTTCGTCCGCCAGGCCCTCCAGCGGGGGGCCGCGATGCAGGCCGAGGGCCGCGAGCTGCCGCCCCTCCTGCTGGACGGCGCTCCTGGGGAGCTGCCGGACGATGCGGATCTGGCCCGCCTGGAGCCCTTTGGCCAGGGCTTCGCCCCCCCGCTGGCGCGGGTGGAGGGCACGCTGACCTCCTCCGCAGTCTTCGGGGCGGATCACTGGAAGCTGCGGGTGGCCGGGCTTTCCGATCCCCTCACCTGGTTCTCCAACCACGAACGGCCGGCTCAGCCCCGCGCCGGGGAGCGGATCTGCGTGGCGGCCGCCCCCCAGGGCAGCGCCCGCTGGGGCCGCTCCTGGCTGGTGGACATGGCCCTTGAAGGGGCCGCCCCATGA